A genomic window from Algoriphagus sp. Y33 includes:
- a CDS encoding SDR family oxidoreductase: MKNWTANNIPQRYEGLAVITGSTEGVGYEDALALSSAGWNVIMMGRNAEKGAESIAKIHQINPKAKVSFEKIDLADLASIKAFASRMTSKGQAINLLINNAGVMTPPKRLETADGFELQFGTNHLGHFALTARLLPLLRKAPDARVVTVSSVANRAGQINFNDLQSKSSYVPMKAYGQAKLANLMFALELQRQSEKYGWGISSMAAHPGVSRTNLLITGAGRWSGPGIARTFLPFLFQPPAQGALPTLFAATSPDAKGGVYYGPNKMSETRGFPSIAKIPTQAADADVSLKLWEVSKKLAKVDF, encoded by the coding sequence ATGAAAAACTGGACAGCAAACAACATTCCCCAAAGGTATGAGGGCTTAGCTGTCATCACCGGCAGTACAGAAGGAGTAGGCTATGAAGATGCGCTGGCTTTATCCTCAGCAGGATGGAATGTGATCATGATGGGGCGAAACGCCGAAAAGGGGGCAGAGTCAATTGCTAAAATCCATCAAATTAATCCGAAGGCAAAAGTAAGCTTTGAAAAAATAGACCTCGCTGATCTGGCTTCAATCAAAGCCTTTGCTTCGAGAATGACTTCAAAAGGGCAGGCTATCAACCTCCTAATCAATAACGCTGGCGTGATGACACCGCCAAAACGACTCGAAACTGCTGATGGGTTTGAGTTACAGTTTGGTACAAACCATCTTGGGCATTTTGCTTTGACAGCCCGGCTTCTTCCATTATTACGTAAGGCACCGGATGCCCGTGTTGTTACGGTATCAAGTGTTGCAAATCGTGCAGGCCAGATCAATTTTAATGACCTGCAGTCAAAATCTTCCTATGTCCCAATGAAAGCATACGGTCAGGCAAAGCTCGCAAATTTGATGTTTGCGCTAGAACTTCAGCGTCAATCTGAAAAGTACGGTTGGGGCATCAGCAGCATGGCCGCACATCCGGGTGTTTCCCGGACAAATCTACTTATTACCGGAGCAGGGCGATGGAGTGGCCCTGGGATTGCCAGAACTTTTCTTCCCTTTTTGTTCCAGCCACCGGCTCAAGGCGCATTGCCAACCTTATTTGCAGCCACTTCTCCGGATGCTAAAGGAGGGGTGTATTATGGGCCAAACAAAATGAGTGAAACCCGGGGATTTCCTTCCATCGCAAAAATACCAACACAAGCAGCCGATGCAGATGTATCTCTGAAATTATGGGAGGTATCGAAAAAGTTGGCAAAGGTTGATTTTTAG
- a CDS encoding type 1 glutamine amidotransferase domain-containing protein — protein MKRLMIITLALVYFSAFAQNQQESTSENQKNNFTNDTKMKKKILIIVSNANTIGPNNRRTGTFLPEVAHPYAEFEQADYQIDFASLTGDTPYLDALNLADDPANLAFLTGKGWETMQKAGKLADADVRSYDAVFVPGGLAPMVDMPENELLKKVIKETYERNAVLGAVCHGPVSFLNVKLSDGTYLVDGKNITSFTDEEENNYAIADVPFLLETALKEQGAKFHSATPWSDHSIADGNLVTGQNPASAKGVAEKMISLLESAQK, from the coding sequence ATGAAAAGACTTATGATTATCACGCTGGCACTTGTCTATTTCTCGGCATTTGCACAAAACCAACAGGAAAGCACCTCAGAAAATCAAAAAAATAACTTTACAAACGACACAAAAATGAAAAAGAAAATTCTAATTATCGTGTCCAATGCCAATACGATTGGACCAAACAACAGGAGAACAGGAACATTTCTTCCGGAAGTGGCGCACCCTTATGCCGAATTTGAACAAGCGGATTATCAGATAGATTTTGCCAGCTTAACCGGTGATACACCCTATTTAGATGCCCTTAATTTAGCCGATGACCCCGCAAATCTTGCGTTTCTGACAGGTAAGGGTTGGGAAACGATGCAAAAGGCCGGTAAACTTGCAGATGCAGACGTTCGCAGCTACGATGCCGTTTTTGTACCAGGTGGTCTGGCACCCATGGTGGATATGCCGGAGAATGAACTTCTCAAAAAAGTTATCAAAGAAACCTATGAACGCAATGCAGTTCTAGGAGCTGTGTGTCATGGCCCTGTTTCATTTTTAAATGTGAAACTAAGTGATGGAACTTATCTGGTCGACGGAAAGAACATCACCTCCTTTACAGACGAAGAAGAGAATAACTACGCTATAGCTGATGTACCATTCTTGCTCGAAACAGCATTGAAAGAACAAGGGGCAAAATTCCATTCAGCCACACCGTGGTCCGACCACAGCATTGCGGACGGCAACTTGGTAACCGGACAGAATCCAGCCTCAGCCAAAGGAGTGGCTGAAAAAATGATTTCTTTATTGGAGTCCGCTCAAAAATAA
- a CDS encoding DoxX family protein: MAARIISGLLILVSFYIGVSHGSRVFQKPSAEYIEMMTALGITDTIRTMLGVCSILAAVLILFPKTFFIGNVLRAELLIVMMSLALKTGNYKFALIEIPFLLMPLALIYLGHPFKNGI; the protein is encoded by the coding sequence ATGGCAGCAAGAATAATCAGCGGTTTACTGATATTGGTAAGCTTTTACATTGGAGTGAGTCACGGTTCCCGTGTGTTTCAGAAACCTTCGGCGGAATATATTGAGATGATGACTGCGTTAGGAATTACCGATACCATTCGCACTATGTTGGGAGTCTGCTCTATACTTGCTGCAGTTTTAATCCTGTTTCCCAAAACATTCTTTATCGGAAATGTTCTACGGGCAGAGCTACTGATAGTAATGATGTCATTAGCCTTGAAAACTGGAAATTATAAATTTGCATTAATAGAAATTCCATTCCTTTTGATGCCTTTGGCGTTAATTTACTTAGGACATCCTTTCAAAAATGGGATTTGA
- a CDS encoding Crp/Fnr family transcriptional regulator — protein sequence MERLRKHIEEIVSVSDHEFEHIKTFFTLKRVRKHQFLIHEGDEVKYEFLVLSGIFKVFYVDEHGKEYILQFAKENWWMSDYPAFFKAQKADMFVECIEAGEVLVSTLESREKMSSDIHKMDQFFRVKLTNGYVALQQRIRSLLTSNPQQRYEEFAMLYPDLMQRIPKKLISEYLGVSRETLSRLYSK from the coding sequence ATGGAAAGATTACGTAAGCATATAGAAGAAATAGTTTCGGTTAGTGACCATGAATTTGAGCATATAAAGACATTTTTCACTTTAAAAAGAGTTCGAAAACATCAGTTTCTTATTCATGAGGGAGATGAGGTGAAGTACGAGTTCTTGGTTTTGTCAGGGATTTTCAAGGTTTTTTATGTGGATGAACATGGGAAAGAATACATACTTCAGTTTGCGAAGGAAAACTGGTGGATGTCAGACTATCCGGCTTTTTTTAAAGCACAAAAGGCGGACATGTTTGTGGAATGCATTGAAGCCGGTGAGGTTTTGGTTTCCACCTTGGAATCAAGAGAAAAGATGTCGTCGGATATTCACAAAATGGATCAGTTCTTCAGGGTAAAGCTAACCAATGGTTACGTTGCTTTACAGCAAAGAATAAGATCTTTGCTGACAAGCAATCCACAGCAGCGCTACGAAGAGTTTGCAATGCTATACCCAGATCTGATGCAGCGTATTCCTAAAAAGCTTATTTCGGAATACTTAGGCGTAAGCCGTGAAACATTGAGTAGGCTTTATTCCAAATAA
- a CDS encoding SDR family NAD(P)-dependent oxidoreductase, with amino-acid sequence METTRNKKVALVTGANQGMGFEIAKALARNDYTVYVAARNLQNGQAAAAEIGHGARAIQLDITEENSISAVKVEVEKDFGYLNLLVNNAAISHAGKTYRTIEEMRAAQRASVASIDELRIVWETNVFGTLAITQALLPLLHNALTARIVNLTSALGSLTLHADPNSPFRGGLDVMYASSKTALNSITLSLAIELENSNIKVNLVSPGFASTQLTNFLGTQTPKEAAAEPIRIALDENGPSGTFTTATNITVPW; translated from the coding sequence ATGGAAACAACGCGCAACAAGAAAGTGGCATTGGTTACAGGAGCCAATCAGGGAATGGGGTTTGAAATAGCAAAAGCCTTAGCCAGGAATGACTATACGGTATATGTGGCAGCACGCAATCTGCAAAATGGCCAGGCTGCCGCAGCTGAAATTGGCCATGGCGCACGAGCCATACAATTGGACATTACGGAGGAAAATTCGATCAGTGCGGTAAAGGTCGAGGTAGAAAAAGATTTTGGATATCTTAATTTATTGGTAAACAATGCTGCAATTTCGCACGCAGGAAAAACCTATCGCACGATAGAAGAAATGAGAGCCGCCCAGCGGGCGAGCGTAGCATCCATAGACGAATTGCGCATTGTGTGGGAAACAAACGTATTTGGAACCCTTGCCATAACGCAGGCACTACTACCTCTACTTCATAATGCTCTGACAGCAAGAATTGTAAATCTAACAAGTGCTTTGGGATCTCTGACATTACATGCTGATCCTAACTCTCCATTCCGGGGTGGACTTGACGTGATGTATGCATCGTCAAAAACGGCTTTGAATTCCATAACCCTGTCTTTAGCGATAGAACTGGAAAATTCAAATATAAAAGTCAATCTGGTAAGTCCTGGATTTGCTTCAACGCAACTTACCAACTTTCTGGGCACCCAAACACCGAAAGAAGCAGCAGCAGAGCCTATTCGCATAGCCTTGGATGAAAATGGGCCTTCAGGCACTTTTACAACAGCTACGAATATTACGGTTCCGTGGTAA
- a CDS encoding AraC family transcriptional regulator, translating into MKKKKENLKRFRSISEIHQAFGMPKPRHPLISLTHFDESNPFNPEKAPVYDVMEFYKIAFTTENRGRMKYGQNYYDFNEGSMIFIAPDQLIGNSEDSDENSSYILLIHPDFLLSYPLAKKIKQYGYFSYAVNEALHLSDDEKQIIISVYRIMELELDSRVDEFSQEVMIAQIELLLSYANRFYKRQFLTRKILNDDLLQKLEEILDHHYRMDEPPIQGIPTVQSIADKLNTSPGYLSDMLRSITGQNTRQFIHHKLIGKAKELLSATDLSIGEVAYQLGFEHPQSFSKLFRIKTNMSPVEFRQSFK; encoded by the coding sequence ATGAAAAAAAAGAAAGAAAATCTGAAGCGTTTTCGTTCCATATCCGAAATACATCAGGCTTTTGGGATGCCCAAACCGCGACATCCCTTGATCAGTTTAACACATTTTGATGAAAGCAACCCATTCAATCCTGAGAAGGCTCCAGTTTATGATGTGATGGAATTTTACAAAATAGCCTTCACAACGGAAAACCGTGGCAGAATGAAATATGGCCAGAACTATTACGATTTCAATGAAGGCAGTATGATATTTATTGCACCGGATCAACTGATTGGGAACTCGGAAGACAGTGATGAGAATTCCTCCTACATTCTGCTTATCCACCCGGATTTTTTGTTGAGTTACCCTTTGGCAAAAAAAATAAAGCAGTACGGTTACTTCTCTTACGCGGTAAATGAAGCACTACATTTATCAGATGATGAAAAACAAATTATCATTTCCGTTTACAGAATAATGGAACTTGAGCTGGACAGCAGGGTGGATGAATTTAGTCAGGAGGTGATGATCGCACAGATCGAATTGCTATTGAGCTATGCCAATCGTTTTTACAAACGTCAATTTCTGACAAGGAAAATCCTAAACGACGATTTATTGCAAAAGCTGGAAGAAATTCTGGATCATCATTACAGGATGGACGAACCTCCGATCCAAGGTATACCAACGGTTCAATCCATTGCTGATAAATTAAATACTTCACCAGGCTATTTGAGTGATATGTTACGCTCTATCACAGGTCAAAATACCCGGCAATTCATACATCATAAACTAATTGGCAAGGCAAAAGAGCTGTTGTCTGCAACTGACCTGAGTATAGGTGAGGTAGCCTATCAATTGGGGTTCGAACATCCCCAGTCTTTTAGCAAGCTTTTCAGGATTAAGACCAATATGTCCCCTGTGGAATTTAGACAATCATTTAAATAA
- a CDS encoding LytTR family DNA-binding domain-containing protein: MNCMIVDDEPLAREAIQSLVSKIKDLHLLGSFSSANAAAAYLADNSVDLIFLDIQMPGTNGIDFAKTIPQHTLVIFTTAFSEFALDSYEVDALDYLIKPVRLERFQKAVEKAQSYFKLLAMDHSRSNIEGIAGDYFFVRADRKTFKIYFKDILFIEGLKDYVVLHTAERKIITAMNIKTIHEQLPHSLFARTGKSYIINVQHIDSFDNNTVFIQENEIPIGDVYRGYFFDEYVVKKLLGRG; this comes from the coding sequence ATGAACTGCATGATTGTGGATGACGAACCTCTAGCGAGAGAGGCTATCCAATCCTTGGTGAGTAAAATTAAAGATCTCCATTTGCTTGGCAGTTTCAGCAGTGCAAATGCTGCCGCTGCCTATTTAGCGGATAATTCTGTAGATCTTATCTTTTTGGATATTCAAATGCCCGGAACCAATGGGATTGATTTTGCCAAAACCATTCCCCAGCACACACTCGTTATCTTCACTACGGCCTTCAGTGAATTTGCGCTTGACAGTTATGAAGTGGACGCACTTGACTATTTGATCAAACCGGTCCGCTTGGAGCGGTTCCAAAAAGCGGTGGAAAAAGCACAGTCCTATTTCAAATTACTTGCCATGGATCATTCCAGAAGTAACATCGAGGGTATTGCAGGGGATTATTTCTTTGTGAGAGCGGACAGAAAAACCTTTAAAATATACTTTAAAGACATTTTGTTTATAGAAGGGTTGAAAGACTATGTGGTCCTGCACACCGCCGAAAGGAAAATAATCACAGCGATGAACATTAAAACCATCCACGAACAATTACCGCATAGCTTGTTTGCGAGAACCGGTAAATCTTACATCATCAATGTGCAGCACATTGACTCCTTTGATAATAACACTGTATTTATTCAAGAAAATGAAATACCAATCGGTGATGTATACCGCGGCTATTTTTTTGATGAATATGTTGTGAAGAAGTTATTAGGGAGGGGATAA
- a CDS encoding NAD(P)H-binding protein: MKILIIGASGRVGKNLTQLLLDQGHTVIGTSRQKNKFFEHANYNQIELDITEELDVITGNFPQAVDAVYFVSGSRGKNLLQIDLHGAVKTMQAAENRGVKRYIMLSAIHSLSPSKWKVEGLKNLTDYYLAKHYADLFLINQTKLNFTILQPGALIETKGSGLVEVNIDHHGENSIENVAGMLSEILESKSSHKKVISMHDGTTPIAVAIEQLS; the protein is encoded by the coding sequence ATGAAAATCTTGATAATTGGAGCGAGTGGACGGGTTGGGAAAAACCTAACCCAACTATTATTAGATCAAGGTCATACCGTAATCGGTACTTCCAGGCAAAAAAACAAGTTTTTCGAACACGCTAATTACAACCAAATTGAACTGGATATTACAGAAGAGCTGGATGTAATTACCGGAAATTTCCCGCAGGCTGTGGACGCAGTTTACTTTGTGTCCGGCTCCAGAGGGAAAAATTTACTTCAGATAGATCTGCACGGAGCGGTAAAAACGATGCAGGCTGCAGAAAATAGAGGGGTTAAACGATACATTATGTTAAGTGCTATCCACTCCCTCTCACCTTCCAAATGGAAAGTAGAAGGCCTCAAGAATCTTACAGATTATTATCTGGCCAAACATTATGCAGATTTGTTCTTGATCAACCAAACGAAATTGAACTTTACAATTCTACAGCCTGGCGCATTAATAGAGACTAAAGGATCGGGGTTAGTTGAGGTAAACATAGACCATCACGGAGAAAATTCCATAGAAAATGTGGCTGGAATGCTTTCAGAAATATTGGAAAGTAAATCCTCGCATAAAAAAGTAATAAGTATGCACGATGGTACTACACCAATTGCAGTAGCAATTGAGCAGCTTTCTTAG
- a CDS encoding SDR family oxidoreductase — translation MENNIKNKVIVITGASSGLGEETAKYLAEKEAIVVLGARRAGKLRKIVTDITSKGGTALYQVTDVTSKEQVQRLVDIAIATYGKIDVLINNAGIMPIAPMSEVRTDEWDAMIDVNIKGVLYGISAALPIFQKQNSGHFINLGSVAGIKVFSPGGSVYSGTKFAVRAISDGLRHEVGGNIRTTTIEPGAVDSELKLGTNHQESSEGVNEFYKVAIPASSVARAIAFAIEQPADVDINEIVIRPTIQDF, via the coding sequence ATGGAAAATAACATAAAAAACAAAGTGATCGTGATTACCGGGGCCAGTAGCGGTTTGGGGGAAGAAACGGCAAAGTATCTTGCTGAAAAGGAGGCAATTGTAGTGCTCGGCGCAAGACGTGCGGGTAAATTGAGAAAAATTGTAACAGATATTACCTCAAAAGGAGGTACAGCATTATATCAGGTAACAGATGTGACCAGTAAGGAGCAAGTGCAGCGCTTAGTTGATATAGCCATTGCCACCTATGGTAAAATTGATGTATTGATTAACAATGCAGGCATAATGCCCATTGCTCCCATGTCAGAGGTCAGAACTGATGAATGGGATGCTATGATTGACGTTAATATCAAGGGTGTTCTCTATGGAATCTCCGCCGCTTTACCCATTTTCCAAAAACAGAATTCAGGACACTTTATCAATTTAGGTTCTGTGGCCGGGATTAAAGTTTTTAGTCCGGGAGGAAGTGTGTACAGCGGGACTAAATTTGCTGTTCGGGCAATAAGTGATGGATTGAGGCATGAAGTAGGAGGTAACATACGTACGACCACTATTGAGCCAGGCGCAGTGGATTCAGAGTTAAAGTTGGGTACCAACCATCAAGAGAGTTCGGAGGGCGTCAATGAATTTTACAAGGTAGCTATTCCTGCCTCAAGTGTGGCAAGGGCAATCGCTTTTGCAATCGAACAACCTGCTGATGTGGATATCAACGAAATTGTAATTAGACCAACCATTCAGGATTTTTAA
- a CDS encoding AraC family transcriptional regulator: MKNSKPYRIQSITEIHRLMGLPKPLHPLIGIIDLTGLRNNSDISTVLFDLYVISMKRGCDKLFYGQQKYDFDEGLMAFLSPGQILRGEENGVPSNLEGWMLFIHPDFLWGTSLANKIRKYEYFDYSVNEALFLSDKEETLINDIVKNIKNEYHANIDNFSQDIIISHLETLLNYAERFYQRQFITRKITNHQVLDKLEKILSDYFNNDDLISKGLPTVQYVSENLNVSPTYLRSLLKALTGQSTQQHIHNKLIEKAKEKLSTTDLSVSEIAYELGFEHLQSFSKLFKTKTNQSPLEFRASFN, encoded by the coding sequence GTGAAAAATTCAAAACCATATAGAATACAATCCATAACGGAAATACACCGTTTAATGGGACTTCCAAAGCCCTTGCATCCCCTTATTGGCATCATTGATTTGACTGGCTTGAGAAACAATTCAGATATCAGTACGGTATTATTTGACTTGTATGTAATTTCAATGAAAAGAGGTTGTGACAAACTCTTTTACGGACAACAGAAATATGATTTTGACGAAGGCTTAATGGCTTTTTTATCGCCGGGACAAATTTTGCGTGGAGAAGAGAATGGTGTACCTAGTAACTTGGAAGGCTGGATGTTGTTCATTCATCCCGATTTTTTATGGGGCACATCACTTGCCAACAAAATTAGAAAGTATGAATACTTTGACTACTCCGTAAATGAGGCATTATTCCTTTCTGACAAAGAAGAAACGTTGATCAATGACATTGTAAAAAACATCAAAAACGAATATCACGCAAATATTGATAATTTCAGTCAGGACATTATCATTTCCCATTTAGAAACATTGCTGAACTATGCGGAGCGCTTTTACCAGCGTCAATTCATTACCCGGAAAATCACCAATCACCAGGTGCTTGATAAGTTGGAAAAAATACTTTCTGACTACTTTAACAATGATGATTTGATAAGTAAAGGTTTACCAACTGTTCAATATGTTTCGGAGAATTTAAACGTGTCGCCTACCTACTTACGCAGTTTGCTCAAGGCACTGACGGGGCAAAGTACTCAACAGCACATTCACAATAAGCTGATTGAGAAGGCCAAAGAAAAATTATCAACTACAGATTTGTCGGTAAGTGAAATTGCCTATGAATTGGGCTTTGAGCATTTGCAGTCATTCAGCAAATTATTTAAAACAAAGACTAACCAATCGCCTTTGGAGTTTCGTGCCTCATTTAATTAA
- a CDS encoding putative quinol monooxygenase: MENHNPVHVFATWKVKEGQLKNVLTLLKTVHDKSIQEDGNLFYKIHQSKLDSDTLVLFEGYSGEAAVAEHRNSSHFQELVLGQIVPLLETREIVLTNPINL, translated from the coding sequence ATGGAAAATCATAATCCAGTACATGTGTTTGCGACATGGAAAGTAAAGGAAGGTCAGCTCAAAAATGTTTTAACCCTACTAAAGACAGTACATGATAAGAGTATCCAAGAGGATGGCAATCTCTTCTATAAAATCCACCAAAGTAAGTTAGACTCGGATACGTTGGTATTATTCGAAGGATACAGCGGAGAAGCTGCTGTGGCGGAGCACCGTAACTCGTCCCATTTTCAGGAGCTGGTCTTAGGGCAAATTGTGCCTTTACTGGAAACTAGGGAGATTGTTTTAACCAACCCAATAAATCTTTAA
- a CDS encoding aldehyde reductase, producing MTENKGIVLVTGGTGFVGMRIILQLLERGYQVRTTIRNRKSIAKVKSALSTNNIASFERLSYEEAELTEDTNWARAMEGCSYVLSVASPVFFDKPKKEEEAIRPAVEGILRILKFAKEAGVKRVVMTSNFGAVGFTQTDKSRETTEEDWTKPDAKGLSVYEKSKTLAEKAAWDFIKSKGGNLEFATINPVAILGPSLDSHISGSFHLLENLLNGTLKAIPNIPLNVVDVRDVADLHIRAMENPNANGQRFIASADGQISLPKIAELLRSERPKVAQKVTKRTLPNWILNIAAILNEQAKEGLFLTKMNRNVSNAKAKNVLGWKPVSSQEDAILSSVDSMVKFNLIHKDQ from the coding sequence ATGACGGAAAATAAAGGGATAGTATTAGTTACCGGTGGAACCGGCTTCGTGGGCATGAGAATTATTTTGCAATTGTTGGAAAGAGGCTATCAAGTACGGACTACCATTCGCAATCGAAAAAGTATAGCTAAGGTTAAATCAGCTTTAAGCACCAATAACATTGCTTCGTTTGAACGCCTTTCGTACGAGGAAGCAGAATTGACAGAAGATACGAATTGGGCCAGGGCTATGGAAGGTTGCAGCTATGTGTTAAGTGTGGCTTCACCGGTGTTTTTTGATAAACCGAAAAAAGAAGAAGAAGCTATTCGTCCTGCGGTAGAAGGTATTTTGCGTATCCTAAAATTTGCAAAAGAGGCAGGTGTAAAGCGGGTAGTCATGACCTCCAATTTTGGAGCGGTAGGGTTTACCCAAACGGACAAAAGCAGGGAAACCACGGAAGAAGACTGGACAAAACCCGATGCCAAAGGACTTTCGGTTTATGAAAAATCCAAAACGTTGGCAGAGAAGGCGGCTTGGGACTTCATCAAAAGCAAAGGGGGAAATCTTGAATTTGCCACCATCAATCCGGTTGCCATTTTGGGTCCATCATTAGATTCTCATATTTCGGGAAGTTTTCATCTACTTGAAAATTTATTGAATGGCACATTGAAAGCAATTCCCAACATCCCACTGAATGTGGTGGATGTAAGAGACGTAGCCGATTTACATATCCGCGCCATGGAGAACCCAAATGCCAATGGCCAACGGTTTATCGCTTCGGCTGACGGACAAATTTCGTTACCTAAGATTGCGGAATTGTTGAGAAGTGAAAGACCCAAAGTGGCTCAAAAAGTCACCAAAAGAACACTGCCCAACTGGATTTTGAACATCGCAGCCATACTCAATGAACAGGCAAAAGAAGGTTTGTTTTTGACCAAAATGAACCGAAATGTAAGCAATGCCAAAGCCAAGAACGTGTTAGGCTGGAAACCTGTTTCGTCTCAAGAAGATGCCATCTTGTCCTCGGTAGATTCAATGGTAAAGTTTAACCTCATACATAAAGACCAATAA
- a CDS encoding sensor histidine kinase: MEKDWVYRFFVSSDYRLARHISLIIFLTLVLFNSQPQFIEPVQSIINSGLVLVFVLLFYLNMYWYVPRFFFTNRYFAYALSLISTIAIISAIYFFSWGILASYRRADAYREAAGILSVSFVVLVLTMASTAIKLFQRSILDSLRINELEKTTLRSEMDQLKNQINPHFLFNMLNNANVLTQKDPVKASQVLMKLSDLLRYQLYDSARFRVLLTADIHFLEDLLSLEQIRRDNFEYLISKQGQLSGVQIAPLLLVTFVENAIKHNMDLEKKSFVQLYFDVSNDELKFKCINSKPGIATARKEKGGLGLANVKRRLELIYPGKHTLQIDDTTDTYGVSLTISL; this comes from the coding sequence ATGGAAAAAGATTGGGTATACAGATTTTTTGTTTCTTCCGACTACAGGTTGGCACGCCATATTTCCTTGATTATATTCCTCACCTTAGTTTTATTCAATAGCCAACCGCAATTTATTGAACCGGTTCAGTCCATTATCAATAGTGGACTTGTGTTGGTTTTTGTTTTGTTGTTTTACCTGAACATGTACTGGTATGTGCCCCGATTTTTCTTCACCAACCGCTATTTCGCCTATGCATTATCGCTAATTTCCACCATTGCCATTATTTCTGCCATCTATTTTTTCAGTTGGGGAATTTTGGCTTCCTATAGAAGGGCTGATGCCTATAGAGAAGCTGCCGGTATACTTTCGGTTTCATTTGTAGTCCTGGTACTTACGATGGCTTCCACAGCGATTAAACTGTTTCAACGCTCTATTCTCGATAGCCTCCGGATAAACGAGTTGGAAAAAACGACATTAAGGTCTGAAATGGATCAGCTTAAAAACCAGATCAATCCCCATTTTTTATTCAACATGCTCAACAATGCAAACGTTCTTACCCAAAAGGATCCGGTAAAAGCCTCGCAGGTACTCATGAAGCTGAGTGATCTGCTCCGTTATCAGCTCTATGACAGTGCGAGATTCCGCGTACTGCTGACCGCAGACATTCATTTTTTGGAGGATCTATTAAGTCTAGAACAAATAAGAAGAGACAATTTTGAATACCTAATTTCGAAACAAGGGCAATTAAGCGGAGTTCAAATCGCACCCTTGCTCCTGGTCACATTTGTAGAAAATGCCATCAAACATAACATGGACTTAGAAAAAAAATCGTTTGTGCAGTTGTATTTTGATGTAAGCAATGACGAACTGAAATTTAAATGCATCAATTCCAAGCCAGGGATCGCAACAGCAAGAAAAGAGAAAGGAGGACTAGGATTGGCAAATGTAAAACGAAGACTCGAACTGATCTACCCCGGGAAACACACCCTACAAATAGACGATACTACCGACACCTACGGTGTATCATTAACCATCAGCCTATGA
- a CDS encoding AraC family transcriptional regulator → MRAIAGDPSVTILKEQFIPDHVFIYVAKGGFRVFDGNKSYTFRAGDACLARKNRLAKYELLDSRDGFEPILFCFDELFLQKFLKKDRFKQTCFLSKDAFIQISKSALIESFIQSIKPYYKGMMELDELFEEVKYEELLLILLKSQPELAEILFDFRKPGKIDLEEFMNRNFKFNVSIVRFAYLTGRSLSSFKRDFNTIFDDTPSHWLMQMRLREAYILLNKKNQKPSDFYLDLGFESLSHFSTSFKKMYGHAPTEISSKNTHSNKI, encoded by the coding sequence ATGAGAGCAATAGCCGGAGATCCCAGTGTAACTATTCTAAAAGAGCAGTTTATTCCTGATCATGTATTTATCTATGTTGCCAAAGGTGGCTTTCGGGTTTTTGATGGAAACAAAAGTTATACGTTCAGAGCGGGAGATGCCTGCCTTGCCAGAAAAAACAGGTTGGCAAAATATGAGTTACTGGATAGCAGAGACGGGTTTGAACCCATCCTTTTTTGTTTTGACGAACTTTTTTTACAAAAATTCTTGAAGAAAGACCGGTTTAAACAAACCTGTTTTTTATCAAAAGACGCTTTTATCCAGATCTCAAAATCAGCATTGATAGAAAGTTTCATTCAATCCATCAAGCCCTATTATAAAGGTATGATGGAATTGGATGAATTGTTTGAGGAGGTAAAATACGAAGAGCTTTTACTCATCCTTCTGAAAAGCCAGCCGGAACTCGCCGAAATTTTATTTGATTTTAGAAAGCCCGGAAAAATAGATTTAGAAGAATTTATGAATCGCAATTTCAAGTTTAATGTAAGTATTGTCCGTTTTGCGTATCTTACCGGACGTAGCTTATCTTCTTTCAAAAGAGATTTCAATACTATATTTGATGACACCCCAAGCCATTGGCTGATGCAGATGAGGCTGCGGGAAGCTTACATTTTACTAAATAAAAAAAATCAAAAGCCATCTGATTTTTACCTTGATTTGGGCTTTGAGAGTTTATCACATTTCTCCACCTCATTTAAAAAAATGTATGGTCATGCTCCCACCGAAATTTCGAGTAAGAATACCCATAGCAATAAGATCTAA